In Flavobacterium sp. 83, the genomic window CAACAATAGTTATTTTTTTTATCATACAAAATTATTTATGCTGATTTCATTGTTTTTTTTTATGATTTTTAAATCAATTTTTAAATTTAATATATTTTTGAGTAAAGAAGCCGCTATCGTTTAAAATTAAAAAAAAACGTTTTTGAAAACGGATACTACAACGAAAGAGTACTACTATTTGTTGATAACTTTAATAATACGTCAAAGTGATTATTTACATAATTTTATGTAATTATAAATAAATCCTAATATGGATTAGGATTGTCTCCTTTTTCATAAATTTGACAAAAAATAAATCCCTTGAAGAAACCGCTATTTTTCATTCGTTGTTGTTTACTATTGCTTTGTACAAATTTGGTTTTGGCACAAGCTCCCAAAAAAATTGTTGTAGAACATTCTGATTATTTTGATGTTAATCAAGTTGAAATACCCGATGCTGTTTTGCTAACCGGGAATGTTCGTGTGAATCATGATGGAGTAGTTTTGACTTGTAACAAAGCTTATTATTTTCAAAACGAAAATTATATTAAAGCTTTTGGTAATGTACAATTAGTTCAAGGTGATACTTTATTTTTAAACAGTAAATATGCTGAATATAACGGAAATGTAAAAAAAGCATTTGCTACGGGAAATGCAGTGATGAGTTCTCCGGATGCGACATTGGCTACAGACACCATCAACTTTGACCGAAACACACAGGAAGTATTTTATAATTCACCCGGAACAATCGTAAATAAGGATAATACTTTAAAAAGTAAATCAGGAAAATACTATGTCGCTGAAAAAAAATTCCAATTTCTAACGGCAGTAACCATTACTAATCCAAAATATGTGATAAAAACAAATCATTTGGATTATTTCAGCAATTCGGGGCATTCCTATCTTTTAGGACCTTCCACAATTACCAGTAAAGCCAATTACATTTATACCGAAAAAGGATTTTATGACACCAAAAAAAATCTAGCTCATTTTCTCAATAAATCCTATATAAGATACGATGATCGGGTTATAAAAGGAGACAGTTTGTATTATGACAGAAATAAGGAATTTGCATCGGCAACACGAAATGTCAAAATAACGGATTCTATCAATCGCGGAATTGTCAAAGGAAATTATGCTGAAATTTATAAAAATCAGGATTCCATGTTTGTAACCAAAAGAGCTGTGGCGGTAAACTTTGTCGAAAACGACTCTGTTTACATTCACGGAAAAAAATTAATGGTTACCGGGAAAGAAGGAAACCGAATTATTCGGGCTTTCAACAATGTTCGCTTTTATAAAACGGATATGAGTGGTAAATGTGATTCGATACATTCGAGCTCCAAAACTGCGTTGACAAAACTGATAGGGAATCCTATACTTTGGAATGGTGAAAACCAGATTACAGGTGACATCATGCATCTTATTGGAAATAACAACACCAAAGCGCTCGATTCACTTAAAGTCCTCAATAATACTTTTCTGGTCTCGAAAGATACGCTGGGAACAGGCTATAATCAGGTAAAAGGACAAAATCTCTTTGGAAAATTTGAGGAAGGAAAATTGCATGATGTGGATATCATAAAAAATACCGAAGTCATTTATTATATGCGGAATGATGCCAAAGAGCTCATTGGAATCAACAAAAATGTGAGTAGTAAAATCAATATCATTTTTGATAAAAAAACGATAGAAACCATCACCTTTTTCCAGCAAGTGGATGGTGATATCTATCCCGAAAAAGATTTACCTGAAAACGCACGAAAACTCCGGGGTTTAGTCTGGCGTGGCGATGAAAGAATAAAATCCAAAGACGATATTTTTCCACCTGAAGAAAATCAAGACAACGGTAAAATAGCCAAAGCAACTAAGGCCGAAGAAGCAAAGAAAGATGTTCCAATGAAGATCCGAAAGGAAACATTGAACTATGATAAAAAGAAAGGGAAGAGTAAGTAATCAGTGGTTATTTTTTAGTTCTCAGCCACCATTTTAGATTATAGTTCTCTCGAATTAAAGCATAAACAAATAAACGATTAAACAAATATCCGTGAATACCGATTTCTTAAAATACCAAGCACAAACTTCCCCTTATCCATTGGGTATGGAAGTGTCGCATGCAGTAGGTTCATACATTTACGATTCTAATAATAAAAAATACTTGGATTTTGTGGCCGGAGTTTCTGCTTGCGCATTGGGACATCAGCACCCAAGAGTCAATCAAGCCATCAAAAATCAGTTAGATAAATACTCGCACGTCATGGTATATGGGGAATATTCCCAAAGTCCATCGGTTCAGTATTGCAAACTATTAGCCTCGTTCCTGCCCGCACCTTTAGACAAAACCTATTTGGTGAATTCAGGAACAGAAGCCATTGAAGGTGCTTTAAAACTCGCCAGACGAACCACAGGAAGAAGCCAATTGATTTCGTGCCACAATGCCTATCATGGAAACACTATGGGTTCTATGAGCGTAATGGGATTCGAAGAACGCAAAAGAATTTTTCGCCCGTTGATTCCTGATGTCGATTTTATCACGTTCAATAACGAAGAAGATTTACAAAAAATAACGACTAAAACAGCAGGAATTATTCTGGAAACCATTCAAGGTGGCGCTGGATTTATTCAGCCCCATAATGATTTCCTTCAAAAAGTGCGTAACCGTTGTACTGAAGTGGGCGCTATAATGATTCTCGACGAAATCCAACCTGGTTTTGGGAGAACGGGAAAACTTTTTGGATTCCAAAATTATGATGTCGTTCCTGATATCATCGTTATGGGAAAAGGAATGGGCGGCGGTATGCCAGTAGGCGCTTTTACAGCTTCATCTGCCATGATGGATTTATTGAGCGATAATCCTAAACTGGGTCATATCACCACTTTTGGAGGTCACCCTGTCATAGCGGCAGCCTGTTTGGCAACTTTGCAGGAAATAACTGAGACCAATCTCATGGCCGAAGCTATGGAGAAAGAAAAACTGTTCAGAACACTTTTGGTACATCCTTTGATAGAAGAAATAAGAGGAAAAGGATTGATGCTAGCTGCAATGACAAAAAGTGCCGATGTAACAAACGAAGTGATTCTCAAATGTCAAGACAAAGGGCTCATATTATTCTGGTTATTATTTGAAGGATGTGCCATCAGAATAACACCTCCGCTAACCATTTCTGAAGAAGAAATACGAGAAGGTTGTAGCATCATGCTTGAAGTAATGGATGAAATTTTGAACAAGAAATAATATTTAAAATATCGCAATTGGGAGCTATTTCCTGCTATCCGTTGCAATCTTTTACTTTTTTAAAGAAAAAAAGTAAAAGGATTTCCACTCTTATCAGGGCTATGGCATCCGTTTAAACCAAAGCTTTTTTGTTAATTAAATTGTTCACAACAATTCTATCTTTCCCTCGCAGTACACGCACGATTTCCTAAATTTATTTAGGCCAAATTAAAAACACACAGTATGCAATTAAGCAACGAAGAAGAAGACTATAACTTATCATTGTCTAAATTTGAGTCCATGTTAAAAACTAACAAAGTTCTCTTTTTTGACTCCGAAGAATTTGAAGAAATTATTCTTCATTATCTCGATATGGGTAAGGCCGCTTTGGCAAAAAAAGCGCTCAAACTGGCATTGGAACAACATCCAAAATCTACCGGACTAAAACTAGTCCAGGTGGAAATGCTTGTGTATGATGACAAACTCGAATTAGCCGAAAAGCTATTGAATGAGTTGTATGCTATTGAACCAACCAATGAAGAAATTTACATTCAAAAAGCCAACATCTGTTCTAAAAGAGACCAGCATGAGAAGGCCGTAGAAATGTTGAAAATAGCATTACAATACACTGATGACTATGCCGATGTCTATAATTTAATAGGTATGGAATATCTTTTTATGGACAATCTTGAAATGGCAAAAGAGAGCTTTATCAAATGTCTGGAAGAAGATCTGGAAGACCAATCAGCGTTATACAACGTTGTGTATTGTTTTGAATTTTTAGATCAAAATCAAGAGGCTATCACCTATTTGAATAAATACATTGACAAAAACCCGTACAGCGAAATCGCTTGGCATCAGCTAGGACGTTTGCATTACGGTGTAAAAGAGTACGAAAATGCCATTCGCGCCTTTGATTATGCAACTTTAATCGATGATGAATTCCTTGGTGCCTTCATGGAAAAAGCCAAAGCTTACGAACGTTTAAAAAAATATGCAGAAGCAATAGAAAGCTATAGCAGAACTATCGAATTAGACGACGCAACTTCCTATGCTCTACTCCGTATGGGGAAATGTTATGAAAAACTGGGAAACAAAGTTTTAGCATTGAAATATTTCAATCAAACTGTACATGAAGACCCACTTTTGGATAAGGGTTGGATTGCTATCACTGACTTTTATGTACGCCAAAAAAATTACCAAAAAGCATTATTTTTTGTCAACAAAGCATTAGCCATTGACAACCAAAATCGCTTATACTGGAAACGATATGCTACTATTAACAAACAAATGAATTTCTTTGAGGAAGCTGAATTTGGATATAGAAAAGCAGTGGAATTTGGGGATTACGGATTAGACACCTGGTTATTCTGGGTGGATATTCTACAATTTTTAGGCGAATTTGAAAGTGCTATTCAAACTTTATTACAAGCTTCTGAATATTTCCCAGAAGAGAATGAAGTCGAATACCGTTTGGCTGGATTATACTTTATGATTGGCCAAAACACTAAAGCAAAATTCCATTTGAGTAATGCTTTGCGATTGAATTTTGACAACTACATACTTTTAGAAGATTTATTCCCTGTAGTTTGGACAAAGAAAATGGTACAAAATTATATAGCAAAACATAAAAAATAATGGTTGACATAGTTA contains:
- a CDS encoding OstA-like protein, which translates into the protein MKKPLFFIRCCLLLLCTNLVLAQAPKKIVVEHSDYFDVNQVEIPDAVLLTGNVRVNHDGVVLTCNKAYYFQNENYIKAFGNVQLVQGDTLFLNSKYAEYNGNVKKAFATGNAVMSSPDATLATDTINFDRNTQEVFYNSPGTIVNKDNTLKSKSGKYYVAEKKFQFLTAVTITNPKYVIKTNHLDYFSNSGHSYLLGPSTITSKANYIYTEKGFYDTKKNLAHFLNKSYIRYDDRVIKGDSLYYDRNKEFASATRNVKITDSINRGIVKGNYAEIYKNQDSMFVTKRAVAVNFVENDSVYIHGKKLMVTGKEGNRIIRAFNNVRFYKTDMSGKCDSIHSSSKTALTKLIGNPILWNGENQITGDIMHLIGNNNTKALDSLKVLNNTFLVSKDTLGTGYNQVKGQNLFGKFEEGKLHDVDIIKNTEVIYYMRNDAKELIGINKNVSSKINIIFDKKTIETITFFQQVDGDIYPEKDLPENARKLRGLVWRGDERIKSKDDIFPPEENQDNGKIAKATKAEEAKKDVPMKIRKETLNYDKKKGKSK
- a CDS encoding aspartate aminotransferase family protein; the encoded protein is MNTDFLKYQAQTSPYPLGMEVSHAVGSYIYDSNNKKYLDFVAGVSACALGHQHPRVNQAIKNQLDKYSHVMVYGEYSQSPSVQYCKLLASFLPAPLDKTYLVNSGTEAIEGALKLARRTTGRSQLISCHNAYHGNTMGSMSVMGFEERKRIFRPLIPDVDFITFNNEEDLQKITTKTAGIILETIQGGAGFIQPHNDFLQKVRNRCTEVGAIMILDEIQPGFGRTGKLFGFQNYDVVPDIIVMGKGMGGGMPVGAFTASSAMMDLLSDNPKLGHITTFGGHPVIAAACLATLQEITETNLMAEAMEKEKLFRTLLVHPLIEEIRGKGLMLAAMTKSADVTNEVILKCQDKGLILFWLLFEGCAIRITPPLTISEEEIREGCSIMLEVMDEILNKK
- a CDS encoding tetratricopeptide repeat protein; this translates as MQLSNEEEDYNLSLSKFESMLKTNKVLFFDSEEFEEIILHYLDMGKAALAKKALKLALEQHPKSTGLKLVQVEMLVYDDKLELAEKLLNELYAIEPTNEEIYIQKANICSKRDQHEKAVEMLKIALQYTDDYADVYNLIGMEYLFMDNLEMAKESFIKCLEEDLEDQSALYNVVYCFEFLDQNQEAITYLNKYIDKNPYSEIAWHQLGRLHYGVKEYENAIRAFDYATLIDDEFLGAFMEKAKAYERLKKYAEAIESYSRTIELDDATSYALLRMGKCYEKLGNKVLALKYFNQTVHEDPLLDKGWIAITDFYVRQKNYQKALFFVNKALAIDNQNRLYWKRYATINKQMNFFEEAEFGYRKAVEFGDYGLDTWLFWVDILQFLGEFESAIQTLLQASEYFPEENEVEYRLAGLYFMIGQNTKAKFHLSNALRLNFDNYILLEDLFPVVWTKKMVQNYIAKHKK